A single region of the Marinitoga hydrogenitolerans DSM 16785 genome encodes:
- a CDS encoding energy-coupling factor ABC transporter ATP-binding protein: MLEAKNIDFNYKEKRIFNNLNIILESKIPIGLVGSNGSGKSTLLRLLCGILSPQNGEIFLYGKKINFNNVNSLLYLKKHVGYIFQNPENQIVGVTVEEDIAFGLENLGLDRNEIKKRINWALNVTDLIGLEKKDPNTLSGGQKQRLAIASMIAMQPDFILMDEPTTMLDPEGREEIYKVIKNLINIGKTIIIASHHAKDLRFVEKIIALDSGKIMFYDQRKKFYNWSENKRFNVEIPFENIVKKYTGKSLKELERNICL; the protein is encoded by the coding sequence ATGTTAGAAGCTAAAAATATAGATTTCAATTATAAAGAAAAGAGAATTTTCAATAATCTTAATATTATATTAGAAAGCAAAATTCCTATTGGATTGGTTGGTTCAAATGGGAGTGGAAAATCTACTTTACTAAGACTTTTATGCGGTATTTTATCTCCACAAAATGGTGAAATTTTTTTGTATGGAAAAAAAATAAATTTCAACAATGTAAATTCACTTTTATATTTAAAAAAACATGTTGGATACATTTTTCAAAACCCTGAAAATCAAATTGTAGGAGTTACTGTAGAAGAAGATATTGCTTTTGGCCTGGAAAATCTTGGATTAGATAGAAATGAAATAAAAAAAAGAATAAATTGGGCTTTGAACGTAACTGATTTAATAGGGTTAGAAAAGAAAGATCCTAACACCCTTTCTGGTGGGCAAAAACAACGCCTTGCAATTGCATCTATGATTGCTATGCAACCAGATTTTATTTTAATGGATGAACCTACAACAATGCTTGATCCTGAAGGACGAGAAGAAATATATAAAGTAATTAAAAATCTTATTAATATAGGAAAAACTATTATTATAGCGTCTCATCATGCGAAAGATTTACGTTTTGTGGAGAAAATCATAGCTTTGGATTCCGGAAAAATAATGTTTTATGATCAAAGAAAAAAATTCTATAACTGGTCAGAAAATAAAAGGTTTAACGTTGAAATACCTTTTGAAAATATTGTAAAAAAATATACAGGTAAATCATTAAAAGAGTTGGAGAGAAATATATGCCTATAG
- a CDS encoding DUF4895 domain-containing protein has translation MIYENSFKELKKISIEYFNEKKDKLDDAYEHLIAFSIFDINNRFPSLNLFFDNNGRSFLSLMPGKPSMYMSALYPTKIDNKEIDILKERYYRLSKKYNKNVNININMSIYQSPLIIPSFFIEGNENIIKKYILSEKLKGVKYISLSKYIDTVLLDFILNSYNTWYFQGVYLYYTLNEVHFVFDIPNDFNNKTLAIELGKLTKLYVIRNNPLLSESYKIPDMNIKKPVLMVLKTNVWNLKEFDLEYIRKDIIDKINNSYQCVLNVFK, from the coding sequence TTGATATACGAAAATTCTTTTAAAGAATTAAAAAAAATATCAATAGAATATTTTAATGAAAAAAAAGATAAGTTAGATGATGCATATGAACATTTAATAGCTTTTTCTATATTCGACATAAATAATAGATTTCCTAGCCTGAATTTATTTTTTGATAATAATGGAAGAAGTTTCCTTTCTTTAATGCCAGGTAAACCATCAATGTATATGAGTGCTTTATACCCAACAAAAATTGATAATAAAGAGATTGATATATTAAAAGAACGGTATTATAGGTTATCTAAAAAATATAATAAAAATGTCAATATAAATATAAATATGTCTATTTATCAATCACCATTAATAATTCCAAGTTTTTTTATTGAAGGAAATGAAAATATTATCAAAAAGTATATATTATCAGAAAAATTAAAAGGGGTAAAATACATATCTCTTAGTAAATATATTGATACAGTATTATTAGATTTTATTTTAAACTCTTATAATACGTGGTATTTCCAGGGAGTATATTTATATTATACTTTAAATGAAGTTCATTTTGTTTTTGATATACCAAATGATTTTAATAATAAGACTTTAGCTATTGAATTAGGTAAATTAACAAAATTATATGTAATAAGGAATAATCCTCTTTTGTCAGAATCATATAAAATTCCTGATATGAATATAAAGAAACCTGTTTTAATGGTTCTGAAAACGAATGTATGGAATTTAAAAGAATTCGATTTAGAATATATAAGAAAAGATATTATTGATAAAATTAATAATTCCTATCAATGTGTTTTAAATGTGTTTAAATAA
- a CDS encoding methyltransferase: MREKNEKIFGPEDLKDLTPEQVIKLYGKQYKNEKKEKKKKIVKFQHYYVENPESELTIKTLTLTLKNGHTYIFKAPSGVYGKKEIDKATKVLLENIEITGKKILDIGCGYGIIGITLKKEYPDIEIYMSDINKRAVEFSKINSKNNNIFADIRQGNLFEPWNNEIFDQIVSNPPIVAGKKIWMKLIEDSFLHLKKDGSLQLVAFHNKGGSRIKNYMNKIFGNVSEVVKKGGIRLYKSVKV, encoded by the coding sequence ATGAGAGAAAAAAATGAAAAAATCTTTGGGCCTGAAGATTTGAAAGACTTAACACCTGAACAGGTAATAAAACTATATGGCAAACAATATAAAAACGAAAAAAAAGAAAAAAAGAAAAAAATTGTCAAATTTCAACATTATTATGTTGAAAATCCTGAATCTGAATTAACTATAAAAACTTTAACCCTTACTCTTAAAAATGGACACACATATATTTTTAAGGCACCTTCTGGTGTTTATGGAAAAAAAGAAATAGATAAAGCAACAAAAGTTCTACTTGAAAATATTGAAATAACTGGAAAAAAAATTTTAGATATTGGTTGTGGCTATGGAATAATTGGAATTACTTTAAAAAAAGAATATCCAGATATCGAAATCTATATGAGTGATATCAATAAAAGAGCTGTTGAATTTTCTAAAATAAATTCAAAGAATAATAATATTTTTGCTGATATAAGACAGGGAAATTTATTTGAACCTTGGAACAACGAAATTTTTGATCAAATTGTATCAAATCCTCCAATTGTTGCTGGTAAAAAAATTTGGATGAAACTAATAGAAGATTCATTTCTACATCTAAAAAAAGACGGTTCTCTTCAATTAGTAGCCTTCCATAATAAAGGTGGAAGCAGAATAAAAAATTATATGAATAAAATTTTTGGCAATGTCTCAGAAGTAGTAAAAAAAGGTGGAATTAGGTTATATAAGTCGGTGAAAGTATAA
- a CDS encoding ATP-binding cassette domain-containing protein — protein sequence MPIEINNVSYIYAEGTPFESVALKNINWNIDEGSMWVILGKTGSGKTTLIQTLNGLLIPKTGEIIIDGLSTKNQKTDIKKIREKIGMVFQYPESQFFLPTVLEELMFAPKNFNKNISPNKLYSILNLIGLNKNFLNRNPFALSGGEMRRVAIASVLSYDPKYIIFDEPTVGLDYDGRKKIWKIIDELKKLGKTIIIITHWLDELIPFKPNILHIHNHEISYIGTFDNFILLGEDELRKKNIVFSEKLKLYYCSLKNNIKLEKLFQY from the coding sequence ATGCCTATAGAAATTAATAATGTTTCATATATATATGCAGAAGGAACTCCTTTTGAATCAGTAGCTTTAAAAAATATAAATTGGAATATAGATGAAGGTTCAATGTGGGTTATTTTGGGAAAAACTGGATCTGGTAAAACAACCTTAATTCAAACTTTAAATGGACTTTTAATACCTAAGACAGGAGAAATCATCATTGATGGTTTATCTACTAAAAATCAAAAAACAGATATAAAAAAAATCAGAGAAAAAATTGGAATGGTTTTTCAATATCCAGAAAGTCAATTTTTTCTTCCTACTGTTTTAGAAGAATTAATGTTCGCTCCAAAAAATTTTAATAAAAACATCTCTCCTAATAAACTATATAGCATTTTAAATTTAATCGGATTAAATAAAAATTTTTTAAATAGAAATCCTTTTGCTTTATCAGGTGGCGAAATGCGCAGAGTTGCTATTGCTTCTGTACTATCATATGACCCTAAATATATTATATTTGATGAACCAACTGTTGGATTGGATTATGACGGAAGAAAAAAAATATGGAAAATCATAGATGAATTAAAAAAATTAGGAAAAACTATCATTATAATAACACATTGGTTAGATGAATTAATTCCATTTAAACCAAATATTTTACACATCCATAATCATGAAATATCGTATATTGGAACATTTGATAACTTTATATTACTAGGTGAAGATGAATTAAGGAAAAAAAATATTGTTTTTTCTGAAAAACTAAAATTATACTACTGTTCATTAAAAAATAATATAAAATTAGAAAAATTATTTCAATATTGA
- a CDS encoding large ribosomal subunit protein bL35: protein MKIKRHSSSAKRFKVTGSGRIRMRRSNVGHNTRIRGKKRMKRLHQYKDIPTGLNEKVERLLGLK from the coding sequence ATGAAAATTAAAAGACATTCTTCATCCGCAAAAAGATTTAAAGTTACTGGCTCTGGAAGAATAAGAATGAGAAGATCAAATGTTGGTCATAATACAAGAATAAGAGGTAAAAAAAGAATGAAAAGATTACATCAATACAAAGATATTCCAACAGGATTAAACGAAAAAGTTGAAAGATTACTTGGGTTGAAATAA
- the rplT gene encoding 50S ribosomal protein L20 produces the protein MRIKRAVHARKKRKKFLKAAKGYRGALSRRYVLAKQQFFRSGKYAYAGRKQKKRDFRRLWITRINAAARNEGLKYNDLIHGLKLAGVTINRKMLSELAVNDYEAFKEYVNIAKEFLSK, from the coding sequence ATGAGAATAAAAAGAGCTGTTCACGCTAGAAAAAAAAGAAAGAAATTTTTAAAAGCTGCTAAAGGCTATAGAGGCGCTCTTAGCAGAAGATATGTATTAGCTAAACAACAATTCTTCAGATCAGGAAAATATGCTTATGCTGGAAGAAAACAAAAGAAAAGAGATTTCAGAAGACTCTGGATTACAAGAATTAATGCCGCTGCTAGAAATGAAGGATTAAAATATAATGATTTAATACACGGATTAAAATTAGCAGGTGTAACTATTAATAGAAAAATGTTATCAGAACTTGCTGTAAATGATTATGAAGCTTTCAAAGAATATGTAAATATTGCTAAAGAATTTTTATCCAAATAA
- the infC gene encoding translation initiation factor IF-3 encodes MNCEKRIGGISIKRSKDTTLRNEEIRVREVRVIGNSGEQLGVMETKKALQIAYQEGLDLVLVSPNSNPPVAKIMDFGKYKYEKEKREKEAKKKQKKQVLKEMKFRLRIDDHDFNTKVRRIRTFLEDGNKVRVVVMFLGRDIMFTDKGKEILNKVIKNVEDIAEVTREPKMAGRDMDMILSPKKQK; translated from the coding sequence TTGAATTGCGAAAAAAGAATAGGAGGGATAAGTATTAAGAGATCGAAAGATACAACTTTGAGAAACGAAGAAATAAGAGTTAGAGAAGTTAGAGTTATTGGTAATTCTGGAGAACAATTAGGGGTTATGGAAACAAAAAAAGCTTTACAAATTGCATATCAAGAAGGACTCGATTTAGTTTTAGTTTCCCCAAATTCCAATCCTCCAGTAGCAAAAATAATGGACTTTGGAAAATATAAATACGAAAAAGAGAAAAGAGAAAAAGAAGCCAAGAAAAAGCAAAAAAAACAAGTATTGAAAGAAATGAAATTCAGACTAAGAATCGATGATCATGATTTCAACACAAAAGTTAGAAGAATTAGAACGTTCCTTGAAGATGGTAATAAAGTAAGAGTTGTTGTTATGTTTTTAGGTAGAGATATTATGTTTACAGATAAAGGAAAAGAAATCTTAAATAAAGTTATTAAAAACGTTGAGGATATAGCTGAAGTTACCAGAGAACCAAAAATGGCTGGAAGAGATATGGATATGATTTTATCTCCAAAAAAACAAAAATAA